One window of Nicotiana tomentosiformis chromosome 11, ASM39032v3, whole genome shotgun sequence genomic DNA carries:
- the LOC138900834 gene encoding defensin-like protein, with translation MARSLCFMAFAILAMMLFVAYEVQARECKAESITFSGLCVTKPPCRKACICEGFTNGHCSKILRRCLCTTPSVLDEKMIKTGAETLGEEAKTLAATLLEEEIMDN, from the exons ATGGCTCGCTCCTTGTGTTTCATGGCATTTGCTATCTTGGCAATGATGCTCTTTGTTGCTTATG AGGTGCAAGCTAGAGAATGCAAAGCAGAAAGCATCACCTTCTCTGGATTATGCGTTACCAAACCACCATGCAGAAAAGCTTGTATCTGTGAGGGATTTACTAATGGTCATTGTAGCAAAATCCTCAGAAGGTGCCTATGCACTACGCCAAGTGTATTAGATGAGAAGATGATCAAAACAGGAGCTGAAACTTTGGGTGAGGAAGCAAAAACTTTGGCTGCAACTTTGCTTGAAGAAGAGATAATGGATAACTAA